A stretch of the Aspergillus puulaauensis MK2 DNA, chromosome 6, nearly complete sequence genome encodes the following:
- a CDS encoding FAD-dependent oxidoreductase (COG:S;~EggNog:ENOG410PVHR;~InterPro:IPR036188,IPR002938;~PFAM:PF01494;~go_function: GO:0071949 - FAD binding [Evidence IEA]), protein MPQHVTVGIVGGGVAGLALAKMLEMLGISYILYESYHTIAPNAGASLGLIPSGLRIFDQLGVLDKIEAFSVDHDRWEHRDGESGRLYRRTSVMRNYPSLFGYGAFFMARQDVLKILFDSLEDKSPVYASKRVTSVRDLGDLAVVEAADGDSFTCDFVAGADGVRSTVREAIHAQTARPPAHYLRASTACVFGMSTPLPQMAAGQFFAVYRRKVSALVFAGLNGKLYWFLFKQLDEPLAYGPQRKFTDADIDAVHIELADTIVTDGVRISDVFARREVAVMTALEEGVGEDWFCGRLFLLGDSAHKMVPHAAMGANQAMESAACFVNSLRRTRPSLGKEHCPNISAPEIQQCLSRYADRRKDMLKAVVQAATASRNNQLMVGSAAQDFLRVLPDIREEDMLLKPLQSLIGAERLEDWMCRSERVEKYTEASGRALDILNRGGSLADCGLQGGSK, encoded by the exons ATGCCTCAACACGTCACAGTCggcatcgtcggcggcggcgtcgcCGGCCTAGCCCTAGCAAAAATGCTCGAGATGCTCGGTATTTCCTACATCCTCTACGAAAGCTACCATACAATCGCGCCCAATGCCGGTGCCAGTCTCGGTCTCATACCCAGCGGTCTGCGCATCTTCGACCAGCTGGGCGTGCTTGATAAGATCGAGGCGTTTTCTGTCGACCACGACCGATGGGAGCATCGTGATGGAGAGTCTGGGAGGCTTTATAGAAGGACTTCTGTTATGAGAAATTACCCTTCTTT GTTTGGATACGGTGCATTCTTCATGGCGCGCCAGGATGTACTGAAGATTCTCTTCGACAGCCTCGAAGACAAATCACCCGTCTACGCATCAAAGCGCGTTACTTCAGTTCGAGACCTAGGCGACCTGGCCGTGGTCGAGGCAGCCGATGGCGACTCGTTCACCTGCGACTTTGTCGCCGGCGCAGACGGGGTCCGCAGCACCGTCCGCGAAGCCATCCACGCGCAGACAGCCAGACCTCCTGCACACT ACCTCCGCGCCTCAACTGCATGCGTCTTCGGCATGTCAACCCCTCTCCCCCAGATGGCCGCCGGTCAGTTCTTCGCCGTCTACAGACGCAAGGTTTCCGCACTCGTCTTCGCCGGACTAAACGGCAAGCTGTACTGGTTTCTATTCAAGCAACTAGATGAGCCATTGGCGTATGGACCGCAGAGAAAGTTCACCGATGCTGATATCGACGCCGTGCATATCGAACTCGCCGATACGATCGTCACAGACGGCGTCCGGATCTCGGATGTCTTTGCGCGGAGGGAGGTTGCTGTTATGACGGCTTTGGAAGAGGGTGTTGGGGAGGATTGGTTCTGTGGGAGACTATTCCTGCTTGGGGATTCTGCTCACAAG ATGGTCCCGCACGCTGCAATGGGTGCGAACCAAGCGATGGAATCCGCCGCGTGCTTCGTTAACAGCCTCCGACGCACAAGGCCGAGTCTAGGCAAAGAGCATTGCCCAAATATCAGCGCACCAGAAATTCAGCAGTGCTTGTCACGCTATGCTGACAGGCGTAAGGACATGCTCAAGGCTGTTGTGCAGGCGGCAACTGCATCGCGCAACAACCAGCTTATGGTTGGCTCCGCGGCGCAGGATTTCCTGCGTGTTCTGCCCGATATTCGGGAGGAGGACATGCTTTTGAAGCCGCTGCAGAGCCTTATTGGCGCTGAGAGGTTGGAGGATTGGATGTGTAGATCTGAGCGGGTGGAGAAGTATACAGAGGCGTCGGGGAGGGCATTAGATATCTTAAACAGAGGAGGCAGCCTTGCTGATTGTGGACTACAGGGTGGAtctaaataa